The bacterium genome has a segment encoding these proteins:
- a CDS encoding glycosyltransferase: MLSQLSRLHSKVSFKRSVMSLVGKRFAFILPRYYPGVVGGAETLCGELARKAYEGGSTVEIWTTCARDNRSWENDFPEGIEDYAGIPIRRFSVDERDLEQWIPLQIRLAQGVNLSVDEQFTWMKESVNSTSLYEHISEHHQDFDALFFAPYLFGTTFWGALLSPERSILIPCLHDEANAYLEIVSSMFRQVRGCLFNAEPEAELARALYGKHLRGGVVGMGFEDTAPLNRDNSVEHQQFFKDDTTSYVLYLGRMETGKNAHILLDHFVEGKEQGLIPKELRLVIAGGGAFSDLERPQYSERTDILPVGRVSEEEKYLLLRDALALIQPSVNESFCIVMMEAWLAGTPVLVSDACAVTKDHVLRSGGGLYFRDTLDLAGALKTLAEDSALQAELGDSGKRYVKTQYNWQAVMGRFEEEVGRLLKANTDNRKASPEEKSV, from the coding sequence ATGCTGAGCCAACTCTCCAGGCTCCATTCGAAAGTGAGTTTCAAAAGGTCTGTAATGAGTTTGGTTGGTAAGCGATTTGCATTCATTCTACCTCGTTACTATCCGGGAGTCGTCGGAGGAGCCGAGACCCTGTGTGGAGAGCTTGCTCGAAAAGCTTATGAGGGTGGGTCCACAGTAGAAATCTGGACGACGTGCGCTCGAGATAACAGAAGTTGGGAGAATGATTTTCCAGAAGGAATTGAAGATTACGCAGGTATTCCAATTCGACGGTTCAGTGTTGATGAGCGCGATCTCGAGCAGTGGATTCCCCTTCAGATTCGACTCGCCCAAGGAGTAAATCTGTCAGTCGATGAACAGTTCACGTGGATGAAAGAGAGTGTGAATTCAACGAGTCTTTATGAGCACATCAGCGAGCATCACCAAGATTTTGACGCACTATTCTTTGCGCCCTACCTTTTTGGTACGACTTTTTGGGGTGCTCTTCTTTCACCAGAGCGTTCGATCCTTATTCCGTGTTTACACGATGAGGCGAATGCTTATCTCGAGATAGTGAGCAGTATGTTTCGGCAGGTCAGAGGCTGTCTTTTTAATGCAGAGCCTGAGGCCGAGTTAGCGAGAGCTTTATACGGAAAGCACCTACGGGGTGGTGTCGTTGGAATGGGATTTGAGGATACCGCTCCATTAAATCGCGACAACTCCGTCGAGCATCAGCAATTTTTTAAGGATGACACCACTTCTTATGTTCTCTATCTCGGAAGAATGGAAACGGGGAAGAACGCGCATATCCTGCTTGATCACTTTGTCGAAGGGAAAGAACAGGGGCTTATTCCAAAAGAACTTCGACTCGTAATTGCAGGAGGCGGAGCATTTTCTGATCTTGAGCGTCCGCAATACAGTGAACGAACCGATATTCTACCTGTTGGGAGAGTGAGTGAGGAAGAGAAGTATCTCTTGTTGCGGGACGCACTAGCGCTGATTCAACCGTCAGTGAATGAGTCATTTTGTATTGTAATGATGGAGGCATGGCTTGCCGGAACGCCAGTTTTGGTAAGTGATGCGTGTGCGGTAACGAAGGATCACGTCCTTCGTTCAGGGGGAGGGTTGTACTTTAGGGATACCCTTGATCTTGCGGGAGCCCTAAAAACTCTAGCTGAAGATAGTGCTCTGCAAGCAGAGCTTGGTGATTCGGGAAAGCGGTATGTGAAGACTCAATATAATTGGCAAGCCGTTATGGGCCGCTTTGAAGAGGAGGTCGGTAGGTTGCTAAAAGCCAATACCGATAATCGAAAAGCCTCCCCCGAAGAGAAGAGTGTGTAA
- a CDS encoding DNA-binding protein → MTKERPVPPPLLMTVRETALVLQIDRPKVYELIREGEIEGVKIGADWRIKRDSVERLTGPIPEQFFLEPSSDNEG, encoded by the coding sequence ATGACAAAAGAACGGCCAGTTCCCCCTCCCCTCCTCATGACCGTGCGCGAGACCGCGCTTGTTTTGCAAATTGATCGCCCGAAGGTCTACGAGCTTATTCGAGAGGGTGAAATCGAGGGGGTTAAAATCGGTGCCGACTGGCGAATCAAACGTGATTCGGTCGAAAGATTAACAGGGCCGATACCCGAACAGTTCTTTCTAGAGCCTTCCAGTGATAACGAAGGGTGA
- a CDS encoding glutamate--tRNA ligase — MTEVRTRFAPSPTGMIHIGGFRSAVYAWLLARHHGGQFVLRIEDTDQERKVEGAVQAILDGFQWLGIDIDEGPTTEQIEIIDGTTPSFAPGDGKPEGGPYGPYVQSLRLARYQEVAEQLVASGHAFRCDCTPEMLERERNEQKARREVPGYSGYCRTREVSKDVPHVIRFKMPHNPKVVMHDGIRGRIEWEKIPLRDPVLMKSGGFPTYHLAVVVDDHDMKITHAMRGEEWIPSAPLHLLVYEALGWEPPIFCHLPVVLGSDGKKLSKRHGSTSWMAFRDEGYLPEALLNFIVRIGWSPGEGDEQEVFTRQDLIEKFSLDHVNASSGVFEYVKLGWMNGVYIRKLSDDEFFAKSVPFIKAAGLSFTQEELGPLVALVKERVRTLAEVPDMLRFLRDEHFEREMDQMLSKKMNATLATTILRECKEALSALSDFTLESINRVFEEVASKQEVKSGQVFITVRIAVLGKKATPPLAESLEVLGKERVVERVREAITLLDAQ; from the coding sequence ATGACAGAAGTTCGAACACGTTTTGCGCCGAGTCCTACTGGTATGATTCATATTGGAGGCTTTCGTAGTGCAGTATACGCATGGCTTCTTGCAAGGCATCATGGCGGTCAGTTCGTGCTCCGTATAGAGGATACGGACCAAGAGCGGAAGGTTGAGGGAGCGGTGCAAGCGATCCTTGATGGTTTCCAGTGGCTTGGGATTGATATCGATGAGGGTCCGACGACTGAACAGATAGAGATCATTGATGGCACTACCCCCTCTTTTGCTCCTGGAGATGGAAAGCCAGAGGGAGGGCCATACGGACCATACGTGCAGAGTCTCCGTCTTGCTCGCTATCAAGAAGTTGCAGAGCAGCTTGTCGCCTCGGGACATGCATTCCGGTGTGATTGTACTCCAGAGATGCTTGAACGCGAGCGGAATGAACAGAAGGCTCGAAGAGAAGTGCCAGGATATTCTGGATATTGTCGAACCCGCGAGGTATCGAAAGATGTTCCACACGTCATTCGATTCAAGATGCCTCACAATCCAAAGGTTGTAATGCATGATGGGATTCGGGGGCGAATTGAGTGGGAAAAGATCCCGCTTCGTGATCCAGTATTAATGAAAAGTGGTGGTTTCCCGACCTACCACTTGGCGGTTGTTGTCGATGACCATGACATGAAGATTACTCATGCTATGAGAGGAGAGGAGTGGATTCCCTCAGCGCCGTTACATCTTCTCGTTTATGAGGCACTTGGTTGGGAGCCCCCTATCTTTTGTCATCTCCCCGTAGTTTTGGGTTCAGATGGGAAAAAGCTCTCCAAGCGGCATGGTTCGACATCTTGGATGGCTTTTCGTGATGAAGGGTACTTGCCAGAAGCACTCTTGAATTTCATCGTTCGAATTGGCTGGTCTCCAGGAGAAGGTGACGAACAAGAGGTGTTCACTCGGCAAGATCTTATTGAGAAGTTTTCGCTTGACCATGTGAATGCATCCTCGGGGGTATTCGAGTACGTCAAGCTCGGATGGATGAATGGTGTTTATATCCGAAAGCTTTCTGATGATGAGTTTTTTGCCAAGAGCGTTCCTTTTATCAAGGCGGCAGGACTTTCGTTTACGCAAGAGGAGTTGGGGCCACTTGTAGCGTTGGTGAAGGAGCGAGTGCGGACACTGGCAGAAGTGCCGGACATGCTGCGGTTTCTGCGTGATGAGCACTTTGAGCGCGAGATGGATCAGATGCTATCAAAGAAGATGAATGCAACTCTTGCGACTACAATATTACGTGAATGTAAGGAAGCGCTTTCCGCGCTCTCAGACTTTACCCTTGAATCGATTAATAGAGTCTTTGAAGAGGTTGCATCTAAACAAGAGGTGAAGTCTGGGCAGGTATTTATTACCGTTCGAATAGCGGTGCTTGGAAAGAAAGCGACTCCTCCACTTGCGGAATCATTGGAAGTTCTTGGCAAAGAGCGAGTGGTAGAGAGGGTACGCGAAGCGATTACTTTGCTTGATGCGCAGTAG
- the ligA gene encoding NAD-dependent DNA ligase LigA has product MSKEEDRKSRVDWLTRELQRHSDLYYRKQSPEVSDAEYDRMMRELESLEAESPELRRPDSPTYRVGAPPLEAFHSVPHREPMLSLDNAMDEDELSAFLERTDRFLAKADESENCTWTAEYKFDGVAVSLTYEDGVFIQGLTRGDGEVGEDITENLRTIRAIPLSLVGDKVPGGILEVRGEVLFQIDDFLALNERRVAEGEPPFANPRNAASGSLRQLDSRVTAKRPLSFFAYALMGQERAALPESHYELIRLLSEFGFKVSPLFSKCEDAASLQEMYRKAIASRETLPFEVDGLVVKVNELSLQRLLGAKERSPRWAIAVKFPPVEENTLLKDIHIQVGRTGALTPVAELEPVRVGGVVVSRATLHNEDEIRRKGILIGDTVVVRRQGDVIPAVVTFIPGKRTGEEREFYFPTECPVCGTAVVRPEGEAVIRCPNSMCPAKSVQRIIHFGSRNALDIEGLGEKMVHLLVDAGLVKDIADLYTLTVERIASLPRMGQKSAENLIAALERSKSTSFSKFLFALGIRHVGERTAKIIGQATSGIEQLRSLTEEELLALPEVGPEIARSVLDFLASEEEAALLDRLLASGFVFEREKVVSEESQFFGKTFVITGTLSVSRDLVKSEIEALGGKVSSSVSGKTDYLVAGEAAGSKLEKAKKLGVIILAESDFRKLVEDGVAS; this is encoded by the coding sequence ATGTCAAAAGAAGAAGACAGGAAGTCACGCGTTGATTGGCTAACGAGAGAGCTTCAGAGGCACTCAGATCTTTATTATAGAAAGCAATCTCCAGAAGTCAGTGATGCTGAATATGATCGGATGATGCGAGAGTTAGAGTCGCTTGAAGCTGAATCTCCTGAACTTCGAAGGCCTGATTCGCCAACATACCGAGTGGGTGCTCCTCCACTGGAGGCTTTTCACTCGGTTCCGCACCGTGAGCCGATGCTCTCTTTAGATAATGCTATGGATGAGGATGAGTTGTCCGCATTTCTTGAAAGGACGGACCGATTTCTCGCAAAAGCGGATGAGAGCGAGAATTGTACGTGGACGGCAGAGTATAAATTTGACGGAGTCGCTGTTTCTCTGACGTATGAGGATGGAGTGTTCATACAGGGGCTTACTCGTGGGGATGGAGAAGTCGGAGAGGATATTACCGAGAATTTACGAACGATTCGAGCTATACCGCTTTCGCTTGTAGGCGATAAGGTCCCAGGAGGAATTCTTGAGGTTCGAGGAGAGGTCTTGTTTCAGATTGATGACTTTCTTGCCTTGAATGAACGACGGGTAGCAGAAGGTGAACCTCCATTCGCCAATCCCAGGAATGCGGCATCAGGAAGTTTAAGGCAATTAGATTCGCGGGTGACAGCCAAGCGTCCTTTGAGTTTTTTTGCGTATGCTTTAATGGGGCAGGAGAGAGCAGCGCTTCCAGAGAGTCACTACGAGTTGATACGTCTTTTGAGTGAGTTTGGGTTTAAGGTATCGCCACTCTTTTCGAAGTGTGAGGATGCAGCATCGTTGCAGGAGATGTATCGCAAAGCAATCGCAAGTCGAGAGACACTTCCGTTTGAAGTAGATGGGCTTGTTGTGAAGGTGAATGAACTTTCCTTACAACGACTGCTTGGCGCGAAGGAGCGCTCTCCGCGCTGGGCAATAGCTGTAAAGTTTCCACCAGTAGAAGAGAATACGCTTCTCAAGGATATTCACATTCAGGTGGGTCGAACCGGTGCACTGACTCCAGTTGCAGAGCTTGAGCCCGTACGAGTTGGAGGAGTCGTCGTCTCGCGAGCGACACTTCATAACGAAGATGAAATCAGGAGAAAGGGGATTCTGATCGGGGATACAGTCGTGGTGCGGCGTCAGGGGGATGTGATCCCAGCAGTCGTTACATTTATTCCAGGGAAGCGAACTGGAGAAGAGCGAGAATTTTATTTCCCAACAGAGTGTCCGGTGTGTGGAACAGCCGTGGTTCGACCAGAGGGTGAAGCCGTTATCCGGTGCCCGAATTCGATGTGCCCTGCAAAATCAGTGCAAAGAATTATTCATTTCGGAAGTAGAAACGCTCTCGACATTGAGGGGCTGGGCGAGAAAATGGTGCATCTTCTTGTGGATGCTGGTCTCGTGAAAGATATAGCAGATCTGTATACGTTGACTGTTGAGAGAATAGCGTCGCTTCCTCGAATGGGACAGAAGTCAGCTGAAAATCTGATAGCGGCTCTTGAGCGATCGAAAAGCACCTCGTTCTCAAAATTCTTGTTTGCACTTGGGATTCGTCATGTAGGAGAGCGGACGGCAAAAATTATTGGGCAGGCAACCAGTGGCATTGAGCAGCTGCGTTCTTTGACCGAAGAGGAGCTTCTTGCTTTGCCAGAGGTTGGTCCAGAGATAGCGAGATCCGTCTTGGATTTCTTAGCGAGTGAAGAGGAGGCGGCCTTGCTCGATCGGTTGCTGGCGAGTGGTTTTGTTTTTGAGCGCGAGAAAGTCGTTTCTGAAGAATCTCAGTTTTTTGGGAAGACATTTGTGATCACTGGCACTCTGTCGGTGAGTCGAGATCTTGTAAAGAGTGAGATCGAAGCCCTCGGAGGAAAGGTATCTTCCTCTGTCAGTGGAAAGACTGACTATCTTGTAGCTGGTGAGGCTGCTGGCTCAAAGCTTGAGAAGGCTAAAAAGCTCGGAGTTATTATTCTTGCAGAATCTGATTTTCGAAAGCTTGTTGAGGACGGCGTGGCTTCGTAA
- a CDS encoding glycosyltransferase produces the protein MANILLLGVKVPFTTGGQEVLLASLHGELSSRGHLVDTVELPLTVQPKERYLIEAAQWRSLDLTEFGGEKVDLVIATKFPSYYAKHPKKSVWLVHQHRAIYDLYGGRYSDFSDDPRDEQLRAKLVEGDKVVLSEAQYVAGISRNVIHRLEAFNGVKGDVLYPPLSLAGRYYSDTSEPYILSVGRICSIKRVDLMLKALPFIHSFVKLKIVGKADEPGVLDYLHNEIDKHHLWDRVEFVGRVSDEELLSLYARSLGVYYAPHDEDYGYVTLEAMASSKPVITATDSGGVLEFVAHEENGLIVEPTSEKIGLAVNRLVEEDGLADRLGMAGRERLTELGVEQSGWDSIVDGLLSPLQEGSASTLKKAASSS, from the coding sequence ATGGCGAATATCCTTCTGCTTGGAGTAAAGGTTCCGTTCACTACTGGTGGTCAGGAAGTGTTGCTGGCTTCGTTGCATGGTGAATTGTCATCTCGGGGACATCTTGTTGACACGGTAGAGCTTCCACTCACGGTACAGCCCAAGGAGCGTTATCTGATAGAAGCGGCGCAGTGGAGAAGTCTTGACCTTACAGAGTTCGGGGGTGAGAAGGTAGACCTGGTGATAGCTACAAAATTTCCGAGTTACTACGCCAAGCACCCGAAAAAAAGTGTGTGGCTAGTCCATCAGCATAGGGCTATCTATGACCTTTATGGGGGAAGATATTCAGATTTTTCGGATGATCCGCGCGACGAACAGTTGCGAGCGAAGTTAGTTGAGGGGGATAAAGTCGTGTTGAGTGAAGCCCAGTACGTGGCTGGAATCTCACGGAACGTTATTCATCGACTAGAGGCTTTTAACGGAGTAAAAGGAGATGTGCTATATCCGCCACTTTCTCTGGCTGGCCGTTATTACTCTGATACTTCCGAGCCATATATTCTCTCAGTTGGAAGAATCTGCTCCATCAAGCGAGTGGATCTGATGCTTAAAGCACTTCCGTTCATTCATTCGTTCGTCAAGTTAAAGATTGTGGGAAAGGCTGATGAGCCAGGCGTTCTCGATTACTTACATAACGAAATCGATAAGCATCACCTGTGGGATAGAGTCGAATTTGTGGGAAGAGTCTCAGATGAAGAGCTGCTCTCTCTCTATGCACGCTCACTCGGGGTTTACTATGCTCCTCACGATGAGGACTATGGTTATGTGACCTTAGAGGCAATGGCGAGCTCAAAGCCAGTCATCACTGCGACTGATAGTGGGGGAGTGCTCGAGTTTGTTGCGCACGAAGAAAATGGGCTGATTGTGGAGCCGACAAGTGAAAAGATAGGACTAGCTGTTAATAGGCTTGTTGAAGAAGATGGGCTAGCAGACCGTTTGGGCATGGCTGGACGAGAGAGACTTACTGAGCTTGGAGTAGAGCAGTCTGGATGGGACAGCATTGTTGATGGATTACTCAGTCCGCTGCAAGAAGGTAGCGCATCAACCTTAAAGAAGGCAGCGAGCTCCTCATGA
- a CDS encoding class I SAM-dependent methyltransferase translates to MREENTVEPLEHRNSESDPSAAPRIEIGASRNGAAKRVKSLMDQIRERTQGEIEQAQDERLSYQAYRGDFHGKRKAGEILHSEELRYLNEHYHYAANSVVDDIVSHRKGAIGKVVVRLKRKLASLIVDGILKGYFDREKEFQARLVRLLNNQAKYVDERDASNFWELVHKVDVDVTRAVDRAERLQDEFVAEHRSSERRLHDALQSELSTLAQQVASLRAEVATQGASVSTVSKVVDGLESIVSRMSKPHHAAEIPLSASVNGAERGESSSSGVDYLLLENRFRGSESDIAERLAQYVAVFQGSPGNVLDIGCGRGELLSLLRDADIPAYGVDLDEGMISVAQEAGLSVRLQDGLRALEEAAPETLGGIIAIQVVEHLTPRVVQRLVELAHEKLASGGKLVLETINPQSVLALSSNYFRDPTHVFPQHPDTLRYICTRSGFAQAEIRYLSPVPEEALLKKVEREDYMTPRWQFMLDKMNSNIDRLNHLLYGHQDFAVVAIKE, encoded by the coding sequence TTGAGAGAAGAGAATACAGTAGAACCATTAGAACACCGTAATTCAGAATCGGATCCATCTGCGGCGCCTCGCATAGAGATTGGTGCCAGCCGAAATGGAGCCGCCAAAAGGGTCAAATCCCTTATGGACCAGATTCGCGAGCGAACCCAGGGAGAGATCGAGCAAGCTCAGGATGAACGACTCTCTTACCAAGCGTACCGAGGAGATTTTCATGGAAAAAGGAAGGCAGGAGAGATCCTTCATTCAGAAGAGCTTCGTTACCTGAATGAGCACTACCACTATGCGGCGAACAGTGTTGTAGACGACATCGTGTCTCATCGAAAAGGTGCAATAGGAAAAGTTGTTGTTCGGTTAAAGAGAAAGCTCGCTTCGCTTATCGTTGACGGGATTCTTAAAGGATATTTTGACAGGGAAAAAGAGTTTCAAGCTCGGTTGGTTCGTCTTCTCAATAATCAAGCAAAGTACGTCGATGAGCGTGATGCTTCCAATTTTTGGGAGCTCGTTCATAAGGTTGATGTGGATGTAACGAGAGCGGTTGATCGCGCTGAGCGGTTGCAAGATGAGTTTGTTGCAGAACATCGCTCTTCAGAGCGTCGTTTGCATGATGCTCTTCAGAGTGAACTTTCAACTTTGGCTCAGCAAGTAGCTTCACTCCGTGCTGAGGTGGCAACTCAAGGTGCGTCAGTGAGTACCGTTTCAAAGGTAGTGGATGGACTTGAGAGTATCGTTTCGAGGATGTCAAAGCCGCATCATGCAGCCGAGATTCCTCTTTCTGCTTCAGTAAATGGCGCTGAAAGAGGTGAATCCAGTAGTTCGGGAGTCGACTACCTCCTGCTTGAAAATCGTTTTCGCGGAAGTGAGTCGGACATCGCAGAGCGACTTGCGCAGTACGTAGCGGTATTTCAGGGTTCACCCGGCAATGTTCTCGATATTGGGTGTGGACGAGGAGAGCTCCTCTCTTTGTTACGTGATGCGGATATTCCTGCTTATGGGGTAGATCTTGATGAGGGAATGATCTCGGTTGCTCAAGAGGCAGGACTCTCAGTGCGGTTGCAAGATGGACTTCGGGCGCTCGAAGAGGCTGCTCCTGAAACGCTTGGTGGTATTATCGCTATTCAAGTCGTTGAGCATTTAACACCGAGGGTGGTGCAGCGGTTAGTCGAGTTGGCTCATGAGAAGTTGGCCAGCGGCGGAAAGCTTGTATTGGAGACAATTAATCCACAATCGGTGCTAGCTCTTTCATCAAATTATTTTCGTGATCCTACCCATGTATTTCCGCAGCATCCAGATACATTGCGATATATCTGCACTCGCTCTGGATTTGCACAGGCGGAAATACGCTACCTCTCTCCAGTTCCTGAAGAAGCACTTCTGAAGAAAGTCGAAAGAGAAGACTATATGACTCCTCGTTGGCAGTTCATGCTGGATAAAATGAATTCGAACATTGATCGGTTGAATCATCTTCTTTACGGACATCAAGACTTCGCAGTAGTTGCGATCAAGGAGTAA
- a CDS encoding glycosyltransferase family 1 protein: MRIAWISNLPENVRSASASRRKATDSLAAYTTGVLIPHLMKWDDISIELFHRGEAGTCLDLPVFPYQRLRERHAQHPYDICLYQVEDHPESQWARIACTLMPGITWFHDLYFASHGPEPILNSAWQVTKERFLNGSASWAERGGEFEQVAPIAAREATFCLLPLFSVERDALEYRRAIGGSLAAPFCSEKSPAYFLPLPVRDELFSAAPRDDEVGKRLRIALHSGARIEQRSHQVLQALRVVQPALDFEVHWVVSPDEKSRAEALLEEFDLREGAVTLESELSPTVWAAVLEKSDVAIHPRFSVFGHVQPYVGMSLARGVPTIVTRFGASEELPAELVYQIEPGVEEPKQIAQVLTAISSGDAPHNAVRGQEYAREMYHEGAIATQLVSLLKSTIGSGEYQNACSAWNAFEKSASEDLMKEVSEMLHAEPTLQAPFESEFQKVCNEFGW; the protein is encoded by the coding sequence ATGAGAATTGCTTGGATCAGCAACTTGCCAGAGAATGTTCGGTCTGCATCTGCATCCCGCAGAAAAGCTACGGACTCTCTTGCGGCATACACCACAGGCGTACTGATTCCCCATCTGATGAAGTGGGATGATATCTCCATCGAGCTTTTTCATCGTGGCGAAGCTGGTACGTGCCTTGACCTTCCGGTGTTCCCCTATCAACGTTTACGGGAGCGGCATGCTCAGCATCCATACGATATCTGCTTATATCAAGTGGAAGACCACCCCGAGAGTCAGTGGGCGCGTATTGCGTGCACTCTGATGCCAGGTATTACGTGGTTCCATGATCTCTACTTTGCTTCGCATGGCCCTGAACCAATCCTGAATAGTGCATGGCAGGTAACGAAGGAACGGTTTCTCAACGGCAGTGCTTCTTGGGCCGAGCGAGGTGGTGAGTTTGAGCAAGTAGCGCCTATAGCTGCGCGCGAGGCAACGTTTTGTCTCCTGCCACTGTTTTCTGTCGAACGCGATGCACTTGAATATCGACGCGCGATCGGAGGCTCACTTGCGGCTCCTTTCTGCTCTGAAAAATCTCCAGCGTACTTTTTGCCATTGCCTGTCCGCGATGAGCTCTTTTCGGCGGCACCGAGAGATGATGAGGTCGGTAAAAGGCTACGGATTGCGCTCCACTCAGGTGCAAGAATTGAACAGAGAAGCCATCAAGTCTTGCAAGCACTTCGGGTGGTTCAACCAGCGCTTGACTTCGAAGTACATTGGGTTGTGTCTCCAGACGAAAAATCTCGCGCCGAAGCGCTACTTGAAGAGTTTGATCTGAGAGAGGGAGCCGTGACGCTCGAAAGTGAGCTATCTCCAACGGTATGGGCTGCGGTGCTTGAAAAGAGTGATGTGGCCATTCATCCTCGATTTTCTGTGTTTGGCCATGTGCAGCCTTATGTTGGAATGAGCTTAGCGAGAGGTGTGCCAACAATTGTCACGCGCTTTGGGGCGAGTGAAGAACTGCCTGCTGAACTCGTTTACCAGATAGAGCCAGGGGTGGAAGAACCCAAGCAAATAGCTCAGGTGCTGACGGCTATTTCCTCAGGAGATGCGCCGCACAATGCAGTTCGCGGGCAGGAGTATGCGCGCGAAATGTATCATGAGGGGGCAATAGCGACACAACTTGTCTCGTTGCTAAAATCAACGATAGGTTCAGGGGAATATCAAAATGCATGTTCCGCCTGGAATGCGTTTGAGAAGAGTGCATCAGAGGATCTGATGAAAGAAGTCTCTGAGATGTTACATGCTGAGCCAACTCTCCAGGCTCCATTCGAAAGTGAGTTTCAAAAGGTCTGTAATGAGTTTGGTTGGTAA
- the tsaD gene encoding tRNA (adenosine(37)-N6)-threonylcarbamoyltransferase complex transferase subunit TsaD — protein sequence MKTSHHRKVLGIETSCDETGVSLIYASEQDSSVTIAKELIHSQISLHAEYGGVVPELAAREHLKNLPLLTDTVLSQEGLRAEEIDLIAVTVGPGLKGCLLNGMLFASGLAASHDIPLYGVNHIEAHVLSVFIENPHLDFPFLTLVVSGGHTELHLVTAVGEYTLLARTIDDAAGEAFDKSAKLLGLAYPGGPALSKHADSFSELPSFSGSSRFTLPRVMLKQPGFSFSGLKTAISLLISSETTDDTAIDNALLTELAWTIQESIVELLVRKVRKAVQETRCKTLVVCGGVSANRRLREALSSEKLLSCHFPATRHCVDNGTMIALTAHLRRNAGLPPAPFEAMPRWPIETHKLEERV from the coding sequence ATGAAAACGTCGCATCATAGAAAAGTACTTGGCATTGAAACAAGTTGTGACGAGACGGGCGTATCTCTTATTTATGCCAGCGAACAGGACTCCTCCGTTACCATAGCCAAAGAACTCATTCACTCACAAATTAGTCTTCATGCGGAATATGGCGGGGTTGTCCCAGAGCTTGCGGCTCGAGAGCACCTAAAGAACTTGCCGCTCCTCACCGACACCGTACTGTCTCAAGAAGGGCTGAGAGCAGAAGAGATTGATCTGATTGCTGTTACTGTCGGCCCTGGATTAAAGGGCTGCTTACTGAATGGTATGCTCTTTGCGAGTGGGCTAGCTGCATCTCACGATATCCCCCTATATGGAGTAAATCATATTGAGGCTCATGTGCTTTCAGTATTCATTGAAAACCCGCACCTCGATTTTCCATTCCTGACACTGGTTGTCTCTGGTGGCCATACCGAGCTTCATCTTGTGACTGCAGTTGGAGAGTACACACTTCTGGCGAGAACGATTGATGATGCAGCAGGAGAAGCCTTCGACAAATCCGCAAAACTTCTGGGCTTAGCTTATCCTGGTGGCCCTGCTCTCTCGAAACATGCTGACTCCTTTTCAGAGCTCCCATCATTCAGTGGTAGCTCACGTTTCACATTGCCGCGAGTTATGTTGAAACAGCCAGGATTCAGCTTTTCTGGTCTTAAAACTGCAATCTCTCTTCTGATTTCATCCGAAACAACAGACGATACTGCTATCGACAACGCACTCCTCACTGAGCTTGCTTGGACGATTCAAGAAAGTATTGTTGAGCTTCTCGTTCGGAAGGTACGAAAGGCAGTCCAAGAAACTCGGTGCAAAACACTCGTGGTATGCGGCGGCGTATCTGCAAACCGCAGACTACGTGAAGCACTGTCCTCGGAAAAACTTCTCTCCTGCCATTTTCCGGCGACACGTCACTGTGTTGATAACGGCACGATGATAGCGCTCACAGCTCACCTACGACGTAATGCCGGACTTCCGCCTGCCCCTTTTGAAGCAATGCCACGATGGCCAATCGAGACACATAAACTTGAGGAGCGAGTATAA